CCGACAATTACGTCGTCATGGCCTTCGACGCGGTTTTCGCCGGCAAGGAAGTGCCGGTCGGGATGACCCGGGCCTACGGCTGTACGGTGAAGTACTAGAGGGATTGAAGTCCGGGGGAGGTCACGCCGGTTTGCGGGTTGTTGGCACTCCCCCGGACCGGTCTAATGCGATGACGAAGCTGAGATACTTTGAGCAAGAAGACGTCATGCACCTGACGATCTCGGACGAACCGGAAGACATCAGTATAGAACTCAGTCCCGATATTACGGTGGAATGCAATGATAAGGGTGAACTCATTGGTATCGAGATACTCAAAGCCAGTGAGTTCATCGCTGAAATGACTACTTGAGATACATGATTGGCCTGACGAAAATACGGAGCCATCATGACTTTAAACTTTACTTTGGACTTATGGATTGAAAAAGGCTGGTATGTTGGAACACTCCGTGAAGTTCCAGGAGTGTTCAGTCAAGGCAAGGATCTTGAAGAACTGAAAACAAACATCAAGGATGCTTACAATCTGGTGATGCAGGAGACCGACTCGACTCCCATAGAGTGATTCGAGTCAACGGGACTGAGCTTGGAAACACTTTGAAGCAACCGAATTGCCGTTGTTGCCGAACGTCTGGGCGACAACGGCATTTTCCTGTGGATATTGAGTTGATCACGTGAACGAACTTGAAGACAAACGGAATCCGGAATGCGAAGCAGAGCTTATCGAAGGGAAGGGAAATGACACTAAAGCAACGAATAACAGAAATAACCAGATGCTTGAATGAAGGGATCCATGAACGAGAAGAGACTATAGCGGTTTCGTTCCTAGCTGCCTTGTCAGATCAGAGCATCTTCCTATTTGGTCCACCCGGAACGGCCAAGAGCCTCATCGCCCGCCGTATATCCCGAGCTTTTGAAACAAACAGCTACTTCGAATACCTGATGCATCGGTTCAGTACGCCAGAAGAGGTATTTGGCCCCATCTCGATTACTGAGCTGAAGAAAGACAACCTTCTGCGCAGGACGGGAGGGGTTTCTGCCCCAATCGGATTTTGCGTTCTTGGACGAGATCTGGAAATCAAGCCCTTCCATTCTGAATACACTCCTAACGATCATAAACGAGAAGGTATTTCGCAACGGAACCGAAGTGGAAAGCGTACCGTTAAAAGCGTTGATTGCCGCCTCGAATGAAACACCGCCCCCGGGATATGGTCTTGAAGCCATGTATGACCGCTTTCTAGTTCGGCTGAACATTTCTCCGATGGAAGATGTGCCTAGTTTCAATGCACTTTTGAACTCCAAGCCCACTCACCCAGTAGTGGATCTGCCAGAAGGTCTGTCTGTAAATCAGGGGGAGTGGGAGGAATGGAGCAAGCGTCTGCATGAAGTCGACCTTTCACAGGAAGCCCTAAACGTCATACAGGACATTCGGTTGGCATTTGAAGAAAAGGGAGAAGATCTGGATGTCTATGTTTCTGATCGGCGCTGGCAGAGAGCGGCAATCCTGCTCAAGGCCGCCGCGTTCTTTTGTGGCAGAGACGAGGTGAATCTGGTCGACTGTTTATTGTTGCGCCATTGTCTTTGGTCGACTAAGGAAAACTGCCCCGTAGTAATCGAAATCGTCGAGAAAGCCGTAAGAGACCGGGGCTTTGAGACGGAGTTTAGTCTTGATGAAATTGATTCAGAGAAGGAAAAGTTGGAGAAGGAAATCGATAGAGAACTTTATCATAGAAGAAATGTTTACAGGACATCTACAATTGGTAACAAGCAGCACTTCGAATGCCAAAGGGATAGCGAAACTTTCTACATCCCAATCGCCAAAATGAAAACCCGGGAGAAGTTTCATCCTATCGATAAGAATGGAACCGAATTACAGGAGTTTCAGTGTTGTTTTGACGGTCAGGGAACCTGCGAAATAGAAAAGGTAGACAGGCGTTACTACAACAACAGTTGGGTTCAAATCGATTCGTACAAACCCAAGGTGTTATTTCATAAA
The nucleotide sequence above comes from Gemmatimonadota bacterium. Encoded proteins:
- a CDS encoding AAA family ATPase, with translation MDEIWKSSPSILNTLLTIINEKVFRNGTEVESVPLKALIAASNETPPPGYGLEAMYDRFLVRLNISPMEDVPSFNALLNSKPTHPVVDLPEGLSVNQGEWEEWSKRLHEVDLSQEALNVIQDIRLAFEEKGEDLDVYVSDRRWQRAAILLKAAAFFCGRDEVNLVDCLLLRHCLWSTKENCPVVIEIVEKAVRDRGFETEFSLDEIDSEKEKLEKEIDRELYHRRNVYRTSTIGNKQHFECQRDSETFYIPIAKMKTREKFHPIDKNGTELQEFQCCFDGQGTCEIEKVDRRYYNNSWVQIDSYKPKVLFHKGDKKEDVNPRLVEALQHEIVETSNKFDTVIEQIQAKRSRFKDELDTPFVPGEVAKISWESVDNQLREMRLRRQDCDRLQDKTTA
- a CDS encoding DUF2283 domain-containing protein, producing MTKLRYFEQEDVMHLTISDEPEDISIELSPDITVECNDKGELIGIEILKASEFIAEMTT
- a CDS encoding type II toxin-antitoxin system HicB family antitoxin, translating into MTLNFTLDLWIEKGWYVGTLREVPGVFSQGKDLEELKTNIKDAYNLVMQETDSTPIE